A window of Hypnocyclicus thermotrophus contains these coding sequences:
- a CDS encoding TVP38/TMEM64 family protein, with the protein MKKKILIGTLLVILIYLLYKLNIFEKVKNIEDFKNWINNFGIVAPIVFIIIYALATVLFLPGTPFTLIGGIIFGPILGLVYVVLGASIGLSLAFLLARYFIRDTIYNKVKDNDTFQKIEEGVKKNGWRILLITRLVPIFPFNLQNYIYGLTNIKFVMYAILSSILIIPGSAVYVLSSGAIASGEGISKKNIILIAVAAIIFVILSFIPKLFVKKGEV; encoded by the coding sequence TTGAAAAAGAAAATATTAATTGGTACACTTTTAGTGATATTGATATATTTACTATATAAATTAAATATATTTGAAAAAGTAAAAAATATTGAAGATTTTAAAAATTGGATAAATAACTTTGGTATAGTAGCACCAATAGTATTTATTATTATATATGCACTAGCAACGGTGTTATTTCTTCCTGGAACGCCTTTTACACTTATTGGAGGAATAATCTTTGGACCAATACTAGGACTTGTATATGTGGTACTAGGTGCTAGTATAGGACTTTCATTAGCTTTTTTACTTGCAAGATATTTTATACGTGATACTATATATAATAAAGTTAAAGATAATGATACATTTCAAAAAATAGAAGAAGGTGTCAAAAAAAATGGATGGAGAATATTGTTAATTACTAGGCTTGTACCGATATTTCCATTTAATTTGCAAAATTATATATATGGACTTACAAATATAAAGTTTGTAATGTATGCTATACTTTCTAGTATATTGATTATTCCTGGTTCTGCAGTATATGTACTATCTTCTGGAGCAATAGCAAGTGGAGAAGGAATATCAAAAAAAAATATTATCTTAATTGCAGTAGCAGCAATAATTTTTGTAATCTTATCGTTTATTCCAAAATTATTTGTTAAAAAGGGAGAGGTTTAA
- a CDS encoding ABC transporter permease subunit, which produces MKMLQKIKPYIKILPAFLTIFLLFWYGIFLGVLQSFGFFLINKKSKFTFENYIKVFRNREFLDSLFLSIKISLLSVGFVILFAIIILYLLFLLKLKYFKLSDKLQKLYLVPMLVPYLIGSYISIITLAQTGFLSKIFYKAGVILNFEEFPILINDSHGIGIILTYIWKTLPFVLLMTYPILDKIIDKWIKVGKLYGANNFKFFIYIIIPLLIPTLFNSAFILLAFIFSAFEIPYMLGLTYPKMLSVMTYDMHSKDFINTQSEVMSINIIIVLITISLGIISYKILKKNYEEI; this is translated from the coding sequence ATGAAAATGTTGCAAAAAATTAAACCATATATAAAAATATTGCCAGCATTTTTAACAATTTTTTTATTATTTTGGTATGGAATATTTTTAGGAGTTTTACAAAGTTTTGGATTTTTTTTAATTAATAAGAAATCAAAATTTACATTTGAAAATTATATAAAAGTTTTTAGAAATAGAGAGTTTTTAGACTCTCTGTTTCTTAGTATAAAAATATCTTTACTCAGTGTAGGGTTTGTAATATTATTTGCTATTATTATTTTATATTTATTATTCTTATTGAAATTAAAATATTTTAAATTAAGTGATAAACTTCAAAAGTTATATTTAGTACCAATGCTAGTGCCGTATCTTATAGGTAGTTATATAAGTATAATAACTCTTGCTCAAACAGGATTTTTATCTAAAATATTTTATAAAGCAGGAGTAATTTTAAATTTTGAAGAATTTCCAATTTTAATTAACGATTCTCATGGAATAGGAATTATTCTTACATATATTTGGAAAACTCTTCCTTTTGTATTGCTTATGACTTATCCTATTCTTGATAAAATAATTGATAAATGGATAAAAGTAGGTAAATTATACGGAGCTAATAATTTTAAATTTTTTATTTATATTATTATACCACTTTTAATTCCAACACTTTTTAATAGTGCGTTTATTTTGTTAGCATTTATTTTTAGTGCGTTTGAAATTCCTTATATGCTTGGACTTACATATCCTAAAATGTTATCAGTAATGACATATGATATGCATTCAAAGGATTTTATTAATACACAAAGTGAAGTAATGAGCATAAATATAATAATAGTTTTAATAACAATAAGTTTAGGAATTATTTCATATAAAATATTAAAAAAAAATTATGAGGAGATATAA
- a CDS encoding ABC transporter substrate-binding protein, with the protein MKKTIIFLLFIILIGCNKKSNDVTLNESWENIQKKSKGTVVNIYAWGGSEVINDYIDKYVGKNLKKQDITINRVPVDDIKVIMNKLLTEKIANKKDGSVDIIWINGENFKFAKENGLLWGEFAKILPNLNYVDEKTIQSDFGEPINYLEAPWGTAQFVFAYDSEKVTYPKNHVELKEIVKKYRGKFTYPQSSDFIGSVFLRQLFSSIDKEAYFRLVNEDLEESQIKKLLKPLWSYLNEIKPYLWREGKTYPESSGKMHELYSMQEIYFTMDYAPLFVESRIKNGSFTKATKTFLFENGTIFNNHYLSIPFNAKNKAAALMTINFLISFDAQYQKQIPNNWGDGNVLDFTKLTTMQKEKFDKIDIGDASISFDVLSKNRIPEIKSKYVEIIEKEWYENVAKN; encoded by the coding sequence ATGAAAAAAACAATTATATTTTTATTGTTTATAATACTTATTGGATGTAACAAGAAAAGTAATGATGTAACTTTAAATGAGAGTTGGGAAAATATACAAAAAAAATCTAAAGGAACAGTGGTAAATATATATGCATGGGGAGGAAGTGAAGTAATAAACGATTATATTGATAAATATGTCGGGAAAAATCTTAAAAAACAAGATATTACTATAAATAGAGTACCCGTAGATGATATAAAAGTAATTATGAATAAACTTTTGACTGAAAAAATTGCAAATAAAAAAGATGGAAGTGTAGATATTATATGGATAAATGGAGAAAATTTTAAATTTGCAAAAGAAAATGGACTTTTATGGGGAGAATTTGCTAAAATTTTACCAAATTTAAACTATGTAGACGAAAAAACTATACAGTCTGACTTTGGGGAACCAATTAATTATTTAGAAGCGCCGTGGGGAACTGCTCAATTTGTTTTCGCATATGATAGTGAAAAAGTAACTTATCCTAAAAATCATGTTGAATTAAAAGAAATTGTAAAAAAATATCGTGGGAAATTTACTTATCCACAAAGTAGTGATTTTATAGGAAGTGTATTTTTAAGACAATTATTTTCTAGTATTGATAAAGAGGCGTATTTTAGATTGGTAAATGAGGATTTAGAAGAAAGTCAAATAAAAAAATTACTAAAGCCATTATGGAGCTATTTAAATGAAATAAAACCATATTTATGGAGAGAAGGAAAAACTTATCCTGAAAGTAGTGGTAAAATGCATGAACTATATTCAATGCAAGAAATATATTTTACAATGGATTATGCACCATTATTTGTAGAAAGTAGAATAAAAAATGGTAGCTTTACGAAAGCCACTAAAACTTTTTTATTTGAAAATGGGACAATATTTAATAATCATTATTTAAGTATACCATTTAATGCAAAAAATAAAGCTGCAGCTCTTATGACGATAAATTTTTTAATATCATTTGATGCACAATATCAAAAACAAATCCCAAATAATTGGGGAGATGGAAATGTTCTTGATTTTACAAAATTAACTACTATGCAAAAAGAAAAATTTGATAAAATTGATATAGGAGATGCTAGTATATCATTTGATGTATTATCAAAAAATAGAATTCCAGAAATAAAATCAAAATATGTAGAGATAATAGAAAAAGAGTGGTATGAAAATGTTGCAAAAAATTAA
- a CDS encoding DUF1499 domain-containing protein, protein MNAVVAVFIILVGGMTIKNNVEPKNIGVINGKFYELKKSPNNISSQTDIKEKYVEPLKFIENKEKSYVKILEVLNSYENAKIERKDKNYIHVVFKTSGLKFKDDVEFYFDENEKVIHFKSASRVGYSDMGKNRERYEEIKKRYYR, encoded by the coding sequence ATGAATGCAGTAGTAGCAGTATTTATAATATTAGTTGGAGGTATGACAATAAAAAATAACGTTGAACCTAAAAATATAGGTGTAATAAATGGAAAATTTTATGAATTAAAAAAATCACCAAATAATATATCGAGTCAAACAGATATAAAAGAAAAATATGTAGAGCCATTAAAATTCATTGAGAATAAAGAAAAGAGTTATGTAAAAATATTAGAGGTATTAAATAGTTATGAAAATGCTAAAATTGAAAGAAAAGATAAAAATTATATCCATGTTGTTTTTAAAACAAGCGGTTTAAAATTTAAAGATGATGTAGAATTTTATTTTGATGAAAATGAGAAAGTTATTCATTTTAAATCAGCTTCAAGAGTTGGATATTCAGATATGGGTAAAAATAGAGAAAGATATGAAGAAATAAAAAAAAGATACTATAGGTAG
- a CDS encoding dihydrolipoyl dehydrogenase family protein — translation MYDVIIIGSGAAGLSVAYTAIGFGKKVLLIEKYKPGGECTWSGCVPSKALINIAKDIYTVKKYNEDFQIDTKEVLKNIQRVILNVYSHETPEKLINDGINYLNGKAKIKDKNSVIVNGKEYKTKNIVISTGSSPFIPPIEGIEKVDYLTNETLFYLEKLPKSIIILGGGAIGIEMAQALNRIGVKVQLVEMMESILIKEDREFAQIIKKELENEGVKIYEKTEAIKVIEKHNKKILTVKNMDKQFELEGEALLVAVGRKANIEDLGIEEIGVETTRRGIVVNKKLQTTIKNIYAVGDVVGPYQFSHMANVQGILAAKNIVLPIKQNINYSHVAWTTFTSPELATAGMSLEEIKKQNIKYREYQFDFKNIDRAMTKKGDIGKVKLFLDKKGYVLGATIIGERAGEIISEIQVLKTLKINYAKLVNVIHPYPTYSEVLNKISKKVAVDNILENPIVKFFMNFKK, via the coding sequence ATGTATGATGTTATAATTATCGGTAGTGGAGCAGCGGGGCTTTCAGTTGCATATACTGCTATTGGATTTGGAAAAAAAGTTTTATTGATTGAAAAATATAAACCAGGTGGTGAATGTACTTGGAGTGGATGTGTTCCGAGTAAAGCACTTATTAATATTGCGAAAGATATTTATACAGTAAAAAAATATAATGAAGATTTTCAAATAGATACAAAAGAAGTATTAAAAAATATACAGAGGGTAATTTTAAATGTATATTCTCATGAAACTCCTGAAAAATTAATTAACGATGGTATCAATTATTTAAATGGAAAAGCTAAAATAAAAGATAAAAATAGCGTAATTGTAAATGGAAAAGAGTATAAAACAAAAAATATTGTGATTTCAACAGGCTCATCACCTTTTATACCGCCAATTGAAGGGATAGAAAAAGTTGATTATTTAACAAATGAAACTTTATTTTATCTTGAAAAATTACCAAAATCAATTATTATTTTGGGTGGAGGAGCGATAGGAATAGAGATGGCACAAGCTTTAAATAGAATTGGAGTAAAAGTACAACTTGTAGAAATGATGGAAAGTATACTTATAAAAGAAGATAGAGAATTTGCTCAAATAATTAAAAAGGAATTAGAGAATGAAGGAGTAAAAATTTATGAAAAAACAGAAGCTATAAAAGTAATTGAAAAACATAATAAAAAAATATTAACTGTAAAAAATATGGATAAACAATTTGAATTAGAAGGAGAAGCTTTATTGGTAGCAGTTGGAAGAAAAGCAAATATTGAAGATCTAGGTATTGAAGAAATAGGAGTTGAAACTACAAGAAGAGGAATAGTTGTAAATAAAAAATTACAAACAACTATAAAAAATATATATGCTGTTGGAGATGTAGTGGGGCCTTATCAATTTTCACATATGGCGAATGTACAAGGAATTTTGGCTGCTAAAAATATTGTACTTCCAATAAAACAAAATATTAATTATAGTCATGTAGCATGGACAACTTTTACTTCACCAGAACTTGCTACAGCTGGAATGAGCTTAGAAGAAATAAAAAAGCAAAATATAAAATATAGAGAATATCAGTTTGATTTTAAAAATATTGATAGAGCCATGACTAAAAAAGGTGATATTGGGAAAGTTAAACTTTTTTTAGATAAAAAAGGATATGTATTAGGTGCTACAATTATAGGAGAAAGAGCAGGAGAGATAATATCAGAAATTCAAGTCTTAAAAACGTTGAAAATAAATTATGCAAAACTTGTTAATGTAATACACCCTTATCCTACTTATTCTGAAGTATTAAATAAAATATCCAAGAAAGTAGCAGTAGATAATATTTTAGAAAATCCAATAGTAAAATTTTTTATGAATTTTAAAAAATAA